The proteins below are encoded in one region of Aquisphaera giovannonii:
- a CDS encoding acyl-CoA thioesterase: MDAEAKMKELTAGFPVVAVQPVQWGEQDPLGHVNHVTYFRWYETARLAYFYKVGLMELHRDERIGPILARVSNDYRRQLTYPDTVHIAVKVVRLGRSSMDLEHKIFSLEQRALAAEGTSTMVTFDYKANRAHPIPARIRHAIEGLEGHAL, translated from the coding sequence ATGGACGCCGAAGCGAAGATGAAGGAGCTGACGGCCGGTTTCCCGGTCGTGGCGGTGCAGCCGGTCCAGTGGGGGGAGCAGGATCCGCTCGGGCACGTCAATCACGTGACGTACTTCCGCTGGTACGAGACGGCGAGGCTGGCCTACTTCTACAAGGTCGGCCTGATGGAACTGCACCGGGACGAGCGGATCGGGCCCATCCTCGCGCGGGTCTCCAACGACTACCGCCGCCAGCTCACGTATCCGGACACGGTCCACATTGCGGTGAAGGTCGTCCGCCTGGGCCGGTCGAGCATGGACCTGGAGCACAAGATCTTCAGCCTCGAACAGCGGGCCCTCGCCGCCGAGGGCACTTCGACCATGGTGACCTTCGATTACAAGGCAAACCGGGCCCATCCCATCCCGGCCCGGATCCGCCACGCGATAGAGGGGCTGGAAGGGCACGCGCTATGA
- a CDS encoding 1-phosphofructokinase family hexose kinase — translation MIVCVTLNSCLDKTLEVPAWRPGDLVRGKTLREVVGGKGNNVARALKRLGRPARPATFLGGSVGRHCAELLRRDDGFDPIAVPTQSETREILTVLTEGTTEQTAFFDPDPVITPKEAEQFADEIERALAGRGVAALTLSGSSPSPATHGLFSDLISLARAKRIPVFLDTYGPALDAIWGFWPMALQLNRKEAAGRLRKAEASDSDVLGILGDWSRHGVTCGIVTDGPRPVLAQIRDHRYRAIPPTIKAINPIGSGDSLLAGLADGWLNQLEPEPMLRRAIACAVSNALVWDAGAIEPEQVDRLADEVVVEPID, via the coding sequence ATGATCGTATGCGTCACGTTGAATTCCTGCCTGGACAAGACGCTGGAAGTCCCCGCCTGGCGCCCGGGGGACCTGGTCCGAGGGAAGACGCTGCGGGAGGTCGTGGGGGGCAAGGGGAACAACGTGGCCCGCGCCCTGAAGCGGCTGGGCCGACCCGCCCGCCCGGCGACGTTCCTGGGCGGCTCGGTGGGCCGGCATTGCGCCGAATTGCTGAGGCGGGATGACGGCTTCGACCCGATCGCGGTCCCCACGCAATCGGAGACGCGGGAGATCCTCACCGTCCTGACCGAAGGGACCACGGAGCAGACGGCCTTCTTCGATCCGGATCCGGTTATCACGCCCAAGGAGGCGGAGCAGTTCGCCGACGAGATCGAACGGGCCCTGGCCGGGCGGGGCGTCGCGGCGCTCACGCTCTCCGGGTCGAGCCCGTCCCCCGCGACGCATGGGCTCTTCAGCGACCTGATCTCCCTGGCACGGGCCAAGCGCATCCCCGTCTTCCTGGACACCTACGGCCCGGCCCTGGACGCCATCTGGGGCTTCTGGCCGATGGCCCTCCAGCTCAACCGCAAGGAAGCCGCGGGCCGGCTGCGCAAGGCGGAGGCGAGCGACTCCGACGTCCTGGGCATCCTGGGCGACTGGTCCCGGCACGGCGTGACCTGCGGGATCGTCACCGACGGCCCCCGGCCGGTCCTGGCCCAGATCCGCGACCATCGTTACCGGGCGATCCCGCCGACGATCAAGGCGATCAACCCGATCGGCTCGGGCGATTCGCTCCTGGCGGGCCTCGCCGACGGCTGGCTGAATCAGCTCGAACCCGAGCCCATGCTCCGGCGTGCGATCGCCTGTGCCGTCTCCAATGCCCTGGTCTGGGACGCCGGCGCCATCGAACCCGAGCAGGTCGATCGGCTCGCCGACGAGGTCGTCGTGGAGCCGATCGATTGA
- a CDS encoding RNA polymerase sigma factor, translated as MQVARGSVPELVRLFDSGSAVALSEEQILERYIVHRDERAFESLVASHGPMVLGVCRRQLGCSPAVDDAFQATFLVLIRRAATLNPSITLGAWLHGVAVRVAKQARKKAYRAEVRERPGLPLEAIPVRDRDAADPDLCRVLDEEIARLPDRYRLPVVLCYLEGLTHEEAARRLGWPLGSVKGRLSRARNLLRSRLTRRGVAGGVGAAALAGGGYAEASMPLGLIQATCKSLLSSGTAPALGVVPAVSQPVLRLVEGVAGTMILSKIRLLAVAAGVSGLFLAGVGATARQPISPERRTVGKAVVPVDASPSAGKADVKRPSLATGVADPAAPEAPRSEITQLEKEALNAARESYRVVSEQFKTDKLSVGAEQVHNASRLLLDTELQLARTKVERDAAFEGHRDRMREVARIAGEGGAQTGVTAAETRAFFALAALQAERARSSQAAEPDSPTRPADLVGSGAPGEVGRPGGNTPTAATGSGANGAGQGRRDANSDKVLAKLEDPIPMNFPNETPLEDVLKYIGQATAGPEGAGIPIYVDPLGLQQADKTVNSTVSMNLEGVPLKHTLRLMLRELGLAYTVKDGFLMITAEDAEFSETELSKKRERVERGELTVEELKPIVEELKLRRDALQLFDAPIYRDAPPRGEDETKGQSAEIRQQLKEMKELLQQIRSERADAGKKADVPKPAR; from the coding sequence ATGCAAGTCGCCCGTGGATCCGTGCCGGAGCTCGTCCGGCTCTTCGATTCGGGAAGTGCCGTCGCGCTCTCGGAGGAACAAATCCTGGAGCGATACATCGTCCACCGGGACGAGCGGGCGTTCGAGTCGCTGGTGGCGTCGCACGGGCCCATGGTGCTCGGCGTCTGCCGAAGGCAGCTCGGCTGCTCCCCGGCGGTGGACGACGCGTTCCAGGCTACCTTCCTGGTCCTGATTCGGCGGGCCGCCACGCTGAACCCGTCGATCACGCTGGGGGCCTGGCTCCATGGCGTGGCCGTTCGCGTGGCCAAGCAGGCCAGGAAGAAGGCGTATCGGGCCGAGGTCCGGGAGCGACCGGGGCTGCCCCTCGAAGCGATTCCGGTGCGGGATCGAGACGCCGCCGACCCGGACCTCTGCCGCGTCCTGGACGAGGAGATCGCCCGACTGCCGGACCGGTATCGGCTGCCGGTCGTCCTCTGCTATCTCGAAGGCCTCACCCATGAAGAGGCGGCTCGCCGCCTCGGCTGGCCCCTCGGCTCGGTGAAAGGGCGGCTCTCGCGGGCCCGCAACCTGCTCCGGTCGCGGCTGACCCGACGCGGCGTCGCCGGCGGCGTGGGCGCGGCGGCCCTCGCCGGGGGCGGGTATGCCGAGGCCTCCATGCCCCTGGGGCTCATCCAGGCCACGTGCAAGTCCCTGCTTTCATCCGGAACGGCACCGGCCCTCGGCGTCGTACCCGCCGTTTCTCAACCGGTCTTGAGGCTCGTCGAAGGAGTTGCAGGCACCATGATCCTCTCGAAGATTCGTCTCCTGGCCGTCGCGGCCGGCGTCTCCGGATTGTTCCTCGCGGGAGTCGGCGCGACGGCGCGACAGCCGATCTCGCCGGAGAGGAGGACCGTCGGCAAGGCCGTGGTCCCCGTCGACGCCAGCCCCTCGGCCGGGAAGGCCGACGTGAAGCGGCCGTCGCTCGCGACCGGGGTCGCCGACCCTGCAGCGCCCGAGGCTCCCCGTTCCGAGATCACGCAACTGGAGAAAGAGGCCCTCAACGCGGCGCGCGAGTCCTATCGGGTCGTGAGCGAGCAGTTCAAGACCGACAAGCTGTCCGTCGGTGCCGAGCAGGTCCACAACGCCTCGCGGCTCCTGCTGGACACGGAACTGCAGCTCGCGAGGACGAAGGTCGAACGGGACGCGGCCTTTGAAGGGCACCGTGACCGCATGCGGGAGGTGGCCCGGATCGCCGGCGAGGGGGGGGCCCAGACGGGCGTGACCGCGGCCGAGACCCGGGCTTTCTTCGCGCTCGCCGCGCTCCAGGCGGAGCGAGCCAGGTCGAGTCAGGCCGCCGAGCCGGATTCGCCCACCCGCCCGGCCGACCTCGTCGGGTCGGGAGCGCCTGGTGAGGTCGGCCGACCTGGCGGAAACACGCCGACGGCGGCGACCGGCTCCGGCGCGAATGGGGCAGGTCAGGGCAGGAGGGACGCGAACTCGGACAAGGTCCTTGCGAAGCTCGAGGATCCGATCCCGATGAACTTCCCGAACGAGACCCCGCTCGAGGACGTGCTCAAGTACATCGGGCAGGCCACGGCCGGGCCCGAAGGTGCCGGGATCCCGATCTACGTCGACCCCCTCGGCCTCCAGCAGGCCGACAAGACCGTGAATTCCACGGTGAGTATGAATCTGGAAGGGGTGCCCCTCAAGCATACGCTCCGGCTCATGCTCCGGGAGCTGGGGCTCGCCTATACGGTCAAGGACGGCTTCCTGATGATCACGGCGGAGGATGCGGAGTTCAGCGAGACCGAGCTCTCGAAGAAGCGGGAGCGAGTCGAACGCGGGGAACTGACTGTCGAGGAATTGAAGCCGATCGTGGAGGAGTTGAAGCTGAGGCGGGATGCGCTCCAGTTGTTCGATGCCCCGATCTACAGGGATGCCCCCCCGCGTGGGGAGGATGAGACCAAGGGGCAATCCGCGGAAATCCGCCAGCAGCTCAAGGAGATGAAGGAGCTCCTCCAGCAGATCCGATCGGAGCGGGCGGACGCCGGCAAGAAGGCCGACGTCCCGAAGCCCGCCCGCTGA
- a CDS encoding coiled-coil domain-containing protein, with translation MSPMLRPALALVVFSMSTTLPTTAVSQEPARPAVGKPGPGIDSAVAAFADPIEDRLDELRGAFCDIAQPVLDRVRLMNGRDDRLTDLKIEVQSAEAAYQNAKLTREVDEIAIKEYDEGIFLQDQATAAGKLKLAESSLNSARQRAADLAAYLEAAKKLASRSLADRVILAQAEAEQRDAVRSGRMEELEVEKARGEIERLERLEAPRRRMELRSILVKAQEVELEKQTALRKKSGRLDALNVERKRLGTVADWKEIVAALEACSRLDHQIRDKLQMLRAREETPAEPSTREIEALLRLAEAQFVAASRAMQVVRVREVEVELSRYADTPGPAASPQSRRVAVEPAIPDERFASRLDRVRETIIHTAGPLIERLQGIGEDAPDIPAREEAIRRAEAGLESARQTCGTCERAIKDYVERIYVRDLAAARRAISLAESELNETKEDVARAVLALQAAKGTAPKTLQEVDAIRGFEKLLTVAKLRERKAELGLEQSKNRLEILDSYEKGKTIKELTADHEKARSLAYGREATLQLERVKLAKDKKRQQGTWMPAMEKAVLLALLGGIRQEAELRARLADLKANGKGTDPDASRELETTVRKLEGTVREAWRRLGDERLREFVAELDRFRGSGDNASRIELEPGLAKRLLEKMRSLKPEDLDALKSATEEQRAKILQNAGFTDAEIGGLRSMRERIKAQK, from the coding sequence ATGTCCCCGATGCTCCGCCCTGCGTTGGCACTGGTCGTGTTCTCGATGAGTACGACCCTCCCAACGACGGCCGTTTCCCAGGAGCCGGCGAGGCCCGCGGTCGGCAAGCCGGGCCCCGGGATCGACTCCGCGGTCGCGGCCTTCGCGGATCCGATTGAGGACCGACTGGACGAACTCCGCGGGGCCTTCTGCGACATCGCCCAGCCTGTCCTCGACCGCGTCCGCTTGATGAACGGTCGTGACGATCGCCTCACCGATCTGAAGATCGAGGTGCAGTCCGCCGAGGCGGCCTACCAGAATGCCAAACTCACGCGAGAGGTCGATGAGATCGCGATCAAGGAATATGACGAAGGGATCTTCTTGCAGGATCAGGCAACCGCCGCGGGTAAGCTCAAGCTGGCCGAGTCGAGCCTGAACAGCGCGCGGCAACGTGCGGCGGACCTCGCCGCGTACCTCGAGGCGGCAAAAAAACTCGCATCCCGATCGCTCGCAGATCGGGTGATCCTGGCCCAGGCCGAGGCCGAGCAACGCGACGCCGTTCGAAGTGGTCGCATGGAGGAACTCGAGGTCGAGAAGGCGCGGGGGGAGATCGAGCGGCTCGAGCGTCTTGAGGCACCGCGGCGGAGGATGGAATTGCGGTCGATCCTCGTCAAAGCTCAGGAAGTCGAGCTCGAGAAGCAGACGGCCCTGCGCAAGAAGAGCGGCAGGCTTGACGCCCTGAACGTGGAGCGCAAGCGTCTTGGGACCGTCGCCGACTGGAAGGAGATCGTCGCCGCCTTGGAGGCCTGCTCCAGACTGGACCACCAAATTCGCGATAAACTCCAGATGCTTCGGGCCCGCGAGGAGACTCCGGCCGAGCCGTCGACCCGGGAGATCGAAGCCCTCCTCCGCCTCGCCGAGGCGCAGTTCGTTGCGGCGAGCAGGGCCATGCAGGTCGTGCGGGTTCGTGAGGTTGAAGTCGAACTCTCCCGATATGCCGACACGCCCGGTCCGGCCGCGTCGCCTCAATCAAGAAGGGTCGCGGTCGAGCCGGCGATCCCTGACGAGCGATTCGCGTCTCGCCTGGATCGCGTCCGCGAAACGATCATCCACACTGCCGGCCCTCTGATCGAGCGTCTCCAGGGCATCGGCGAAGACGCACCGGATATTCCCGCACGAGAGGAGGCGATCCGGAGGGCGGAGGCGGGGCTTGAATCCGCCCGCCAGACATGCGGCACGTGCGAGCGCGCGATCAAGGATTATGTCGAACGCATTTATGTCCGCGATCTGGCCGCCGCCAGGCGGGCGATCTCCCTCGCCGAGTCCGAGCTGAACGAGACGAAGGAGGATGTCGCCCGCGCCGTCCTCGCGCTCCAGGCCGCCAAGGGAACCGCCCCGAAGACGTTGCAGGAGGTTGATGCAATCCGAGGGTTCGAGAAGCTATTGACGGTCGCCAAACTCCGGGAAAGAAAAGCCGAGCTCGGATTGGAGCAAAGCAAGAATCGTCTCGAGATCCTGGATTCGTACGAGAAGGGCAAGACAATCAAGGAACTCACCGCGGACCACGAGAAGGCGCGTTCGCTGGCCTACGGTCGCGAGGCAACGCTCCAACTTGAGAGGGTGAAGCTGGCGAAGGACAAGAAACGCCAGCAGGGGACGTGGATGCCGGCGATGGAGAAGGCCGTGCTCTTGGCGCTCCTGGGAGGAATACGGCAGGAAGCCGAGCTTCGAGCCCGGCTCGCGGACCTCAAGGCGAACGGAAAGGGGACGGACCCCGACGCCTCACGCGAGCTGGAGACGACGGTGAGGAAGCTGGAGGGCACCGTCCGCGAGGCCTGGCGGCGACTGGGCGATGAGCGTCTCAGGGAGTTCGTCGCAGAGCTCGATCGATTTCGCGGTTCGGGCGATAACGCGTCCCGCATCGAATTGGAACCAGGTTTGGCGAAACGCCTCCTCGAGAAGATGCGCAGTTTGAAGCCCGAAGACCTGGACGCTTTGAAGTCGGCGACCGAGGAACAGCGAGCGAAGATTTTGCAGAACGCAGGTTTCACGGACGCAGAGATCGGGGGGCTCAGAAGCATGCGGGAGAGGATCAAGGCTCAGAAGTAA
- a CDS encoding ABC transporter ATP-binding protein, producing the protein MISIRDLRVDYDNLCAVSDLTLEVGDGEVCGLIGPNGAGKTTTMRTMLGLIEPTYGSIVIDGVDVREFPREVNAIVGFMPDFPPIYEDLLVWEFVDLFAASYRIPRRERRDRVDRYLAVVGLTEKRNEGIPGLSRGMRQRLMLAKTLIPDPQVLLLDEPASGVDPQGRIDLKNIIKQLAGEGKTILVSSHILSEMNEFCTSVAIMERGKLVVGGRIEEVNARIMGASLLAVEVLDDTAAFLRVVAADPHAGEPVLRGGAYEFRFQGKAEEASELLARLIGEGVRVASFSRRKENLEELFLKVGAKELA; encoded by the coding sequence ATGATCTCGATTCGCGACCTCCGCGTGGACTATGACAACCTGTGCGCCGTGAGCGACCTGACGCTGGAAGTGGGCGACGGGGAAGTGTGCGGGCTGATCGGGCCGAATGGGGCGGGCAAGACGACGACGATGCGGACGATGCTGGGGCTGATTGAGCCGACCTATGGCTCGATCGTGATCGACGGCGTCGACGTCCGCGAATTTCCGCGAGAAGTCAACGCGATCGTCGGGTTCATGCCCGACTTCCCGCCGATCTACGAGGACCTGCTCGTCTGGGAGTTCGTGGACCTCTTCGCCGCGAGCTACCGGATCCCCCGGCGAGAGCGCAGGGATCGCGTGGATCGCTACCTGGCCGTGGTCGGCCTGACGGAGAAGCGGAATGAGGGGATCCCGGGGCTGTCCCGCGGCATGCGTCAGCGCCTGATGCTGGCCAAGACCCTGATCCCGGATCCCCAGGTCCTGCTCCTCGACGAGCCCGCCAGCGGGGTGGATCCCCAGGGGCGGATCGACCTGAAGAACATCATCAAGCAGCTCGCCGGCGAGGGCAAGACGATCCTCGTCTCCTCGCACATCCTCTCGGAGATGAACGAGTTCTGCACGTCGGTGGCCATCATGGAGCGCGGCAAGCTCGTGGTCGGAGGCCGGATCGAGGAGGTGAACGCCCGCATCATGGGCGCCTCGCTCCTCGCGGTGGAGGTCCTGGACGACACCGCGGCCTTCCTGCGGGTCGTCGCGGCCGACCCGCATGCCGGCGAGCCGGTCCTGCGGGGCGGGGCCTACGAGTTCCGCTTCCAGGGCAAGGCGGAGGAGGCGAGCGAACTCCTGGCCCGCCTCATCGGCGAGGGGGTCCGGGTGGCCTCGTTCTCGCGTCGCAAGGAGAATCTCGAGGAGCTGTTCCTGAAGGTCGGCGCCAAGGAGCTCGCGTGA
- the mfd gene encoding transcription-repair coupling factor: MSRISPAAVEVAPAGIGDLKDLTRQVQRAEGFPEVLAALKNGRAATVDGAWGSAAGLVSAALGLHAPTTLVVVLAHNGDVDDFRDDMAVFAGVTPEVFPAWEKLPREQDATDEVSGRRLRVLNRLSGTMPPRLVITTIQALLQPVPGPEILGSMSRRVAVGETIPVEELAGWLLDRGMQRAEVVEVPGEFSLRGGILDVYPSDANDPVRIEFFGDEVESIRPFDAESQRSLDRWDHVTLTIPPSFDDKALSGFVPPSDYFPEGTWVALLELPDIREEGKNYLGRLDDARGLYSVESVMARLTRLPTIAVSALSADSLEATCHLRIESVERFSGDLAKVKAELDGAAAGERVLIACHNAAEVERLGEVFADTELARQGRLARALGRIRAGFHLIDASTLVIADHELFARADIRRPVTRRRYESRAIDSFLDLNEGDLVVHINHGIARYLGLHFVDRSSDHAEETLLLEFAEGTKLYVPIAKIDLVQKYVGGGKAAPPLSKIGASSWEKRKKRVEEAVVDLAQELLDINAQRASQPGFAYPREDSHWMAEFEAAFPFEETPDQLAAIEATKRDMAETKPMDRLICGDVGYGKTEIAIRAAFKAVDAGKQAAVLVPTTILAEQHHRSFSARMGEFPFNVEVVNRFRPRAEIREVLKRTAQGGVDILIGTHRILQKDVTFKDLGLVVIDEEQRFGVEDKEWLKTFRSTVDVLTLSATPIPRTLHMSLLGIRDISNLETPPPDRKAIETKILRFDAETIRKAIHRELNRDGQVYFVHNRIHDIHRVAERIQQIVPEARICIGHGQMGGEALERTMLDFIRRKYDILLATTIIESGLDIPNVNTIFINEADKYGLADLHQLRGRVGRFKHRAYAYLLLESDRPVTPNAVKRLKAIEEFTSLGAGFKIALRDLEIRGAGNILGPEQSGHIESVGYELYCSMLETAVRSLTKQPEKPLFDCSVELKWRAFLPKDYVAGARVKLELYRRLARLRSLDHLADFRKELGDRFGPIPRPGENLLAEAELRILAGNWRLERIHIEAEYVVLTYRDRKKIEALARRHPGRVRIVDEKHAYVPLGDDPLKPAEIATVVRSLLSTRA, translated from the coding sequence GTGTCCCGGATCTCGCCGGCTGCCGTCGAGGTCGCGCCGGCCGGGATCGGCGACCTGAAGGACCTCACTCGTCAGGTCCAGCGTGCCGAGGGATTCCCGGAGGTCCTGGCCGCGCTCAAGAACGGCCGGGCGGCCACGGTGGACGGGGCCTGGGGGTCTGCGGCCGGCCTGGTCTCGGCCGCCCTGGGATTGCATGCTCCTACGACCCTCGTCGTCGTGCTCGCCCATAATGGGGACGTGGACGATTTCCGCGACGACATGGCCGTCTTCGCGGGCGTCACTCCGGAGGTGTTCCCCGCCTGGGAGAAGCTCCCGCGCGAACAGGACGCCACCGACGAGGTCTCCGGCCGGCGGCTCCGCGTGCTCAATCGTCTCTCCGGCACGATGCCCCCGCGGCTCGTCATCACGACCATCCAGGCCCTCCTCCAGCCCGTGCCCGGGCCGGAGATCCTCGGGAGCATGTCGCGGCGGGTCGCCGTCGGCGAGACGATCCCCGTCGAGGAGCTGGCCGGATGGCTCCTCGACCGGGGGATGCAGCGGGCCGAGGTCGTGGAAGTGCCCGGCGAATTCAGCCTGCGCGGCGGGATCCTGGACGTCTACCCGAGCGACGCCAACGACCCGGTCCGCATCGAGTTCTTCGGCGACGAGGTGGAGTCCATCCGTCCCTTCGACGCCGAATCCCAGCGCTCGCTCGACCGCTGGGATCACGTCACGCTGACCATCCCGCCCAGCTTCGACGACAAGGCGCTATCCGGGTTCGTCCCTCCGAGCGACTACTTCCCCGAGGGGACCTGGGTCGCACTCCTGGAGCTGCCGGACATCCGCGAGGAGGGCAAGAATTACCTGGGCCGGCTGGACGACGCGCGCGGGCTCTACTCGGTCGAGAGTGTGATGGCCCGGCTGACCCGCCTGCCGACGATCGCCGTCTCCGCGCTCTCGGCCGACTCGCTCGAGGCGACCTGCCATCTGAGGATCGAGAGCGTCGAGCGGTTCTCCGGGGACCTCGCGAAGGTGAAGGCCGAGCTGGACGGCGCGGCCGCGGGCGAGCGGGTGCTGATCGCCTGCCACAACGCCGCCGAGGTCGAGCGCCTGGGCGAGGTCTTCGCCGACACCGAGCTGGCCCGCCAGGGGCGGCTCGCGCGGGCCCTCGGGCGGATCCGGGCCGGCTTCCACCTGATCGACGCCTCGACCCTGGTCATCGCCGACCATGAGCTCTTCGCCCGCGCGGACATCCGCCGCCCGGTCACGCGGCGTCGCTACGAGAGCCGGGCGATCGACAGCTTCCTGGACCTCAACGAGGGCGACCTGGTCGTCCACATCAACCACGGGATCGCGCGGTATCTCGGCCTCCACTTCGTCGATCGGTCTTCCGACCACGCTGAGGAGACCCTGCTCCTGGAGTTCGCCGAGGGGACGAAGCTGTACGTGCCGATCGCCAAGATCGACCTCGTGCAGAAGTACGTCGGCGGCGGCAAGGCGGCGCCTCCGCTCTCCAAGATCGGCGCCTCGTCGTGGGAGAAGCGGAAGAAGCGCGTGGAAGAGGCGGTAGTCGACCTCGCGCAGGAGCTGCTGGACATCAACGCCCAGCGGGCGAGCCAGCCGGGCTTCGCCTACCCCCGCGAGGACAGCCACTGGATGGCCGAGTTCGAGGCCGCCTTCCCGTTCGAGGAGACGCCGGACCAGCTCGCCGCCATCGAGGCGACGAAGCGCGACATGGCCGAGACGAAGCCGATGGACCGGCTCATCTGCGGCGACGTCGGGTACGGCAAGACCGAGATCGCCATCCGGGCCGCGTTCAAGGCCGTGGACGCCGGCAAGCAGGCGGCGGTCCTCGTCCCGACGACGATCCTCGCGGAGCAGCACCACCGGAGCTTCTCGGCCCGCATGGGCGAGTTCCCCTTCAACGTCGAGGTCGTCAACCGATTTCGCCCCCGCGCGGAGATCCGCGAGGTCCTCAAGCGGACCGCCCAGGGCGGCGTGGACATCCTCATCGGGACGCACCGGATCCTCCAGAAGGACGTCACGTTCAAGGACCTGGGCCTGGTCGTCATCGACGAGGAGCAGCGGTTCGGCGTCGAGGACAAGGAGTGGCTGAAGACGTTCCGCTCCACCGTGGACGTCCTCACCCTCTCCGCCACGCCGATCCCCCGGACGCTGCACATGAGCCTGCTCGGGATCCGCGACATCTCCAACCTCGAGACCCCGCCGCCGGACCGCAAGGCCATCGAGACGAAGATCCTCCGCTTCGACGCCGAGACGATCCGCAAGGCGATCCACCGCGAGCTGAACCGGGACGGCCAGGTCTACTTCGTGCACAACCGGATCCACGACATCCACCGGGTCGCCGAGCGGATCCAGCAGATCGTCCCCGAGGCGCGGATCTGCATCGGCCACGGCCAGATGGGGGGCGAGGCGCTCGAGCGGACCATGCTCGACTTCATCCGCCGCAAGTACGACATCCTCCTGGCCACCACGATCATCGAGAGCGGCCTCGACATCCCCAACGTGAACACCATCTTCATCAACGAGGCCGACAAGTACGGGCTGGCCGACCTGCACCAGCTCCGCGGCCGCGTGGGCCGGTTCAAGCATCGGGCCTATGCGTACCTGCTCCTCGAGTCGGACCGCCCGGTGACCCCCAACGCGGTCAAGCGGCTCAAGGCGATCGAGGAGTTCACGTCGCTCGGGGCGGGATTCAAGATCGCGCTCCGCGACCTGGAGATCCGGGGCGCGGGGAACATCCTGGGGCCGGAACAGTCCGGGCACATCGAGAGCGTCGGCTACGAGCTCTACTGCTCGATGCTCGAGACGGCCGTCCGCTCGCTGACGAAGCAGCCCGAGAAGCCCCTCTTCGACTGCTCCGTGGAGCTGAAGTGGCGGGCCTTCCTGCCCAAGGATTACGTCGCGGGCGCCCGCGTGAAGCTGGAGCTGTATCGCCGGCTTGCCCGCCTCCGCAGCCTGGACCACCTGGCCGACTTCCGGAAGGAGCTCGGCGACCGCTTCGGGCCGATCCCGAGGCCCGGCGAGAACCTGCTGGCGGAGGCCGAGCTGCGGATCCTCGCCGGCAACTGGCGGCTGGAACGGATCCACATCGAGGCGGAGTATGTCGTCCTCACTTATCGGGACCGGAAGAAGATCGAGGCCCTGGCACGCCGACACCCGGGCCGGGTCCGGATCGTCGACGAGAAGCATGCGTACGTCCCCCTCGGCGACGATCCGCTGAAGCCGGCCGAGATCGCGACCGTCGTCCGCTCGCTGCTGAGCACGCGTGCCTGA